DNA from Chitinophaga pendula:
ATTGGGCTAAAAATTTGTTCCTGTTCATCCCGTTGTTCTTTGCCGGCAAACTCTTCGATCCCGCCCTGGTGATCGAGGCAGCTATCGCATTTGTAGCTTTCAGCCTGGCTGCGAGCAGTATTTATGTTATCAACGACTATATGGACATCGCGGCTGACCAGGCTCACCCGGTCAAAAGACACCGGCCGCTGGCATCCGGTGCGGTATCCAAACCGGCAGCGCTGGTCCTGTTTGTGTTGTGTATCCTGATCGCCGCTGCCATCGCCTGGTATATTCGCCCCAAATTCCTGTTTGTTTTAGGCATATACTTCGTTATCAACTTGTTATATTCTTTTGGGTTGAAACATATTTCTATCCTTGACATCCTCATCCTGTCTGTGGGATTCGTGATCCGTGTCAAAGCCGGTGGTATCGCAACGGGGATCGTCGTGTCCGAATGGCTGATGCTGATGGTATTCCTCCTTGCCTTGTTTATGGCCATCGGCAAACGCCGGGATGATATCATCCTGCAGCAGACCTCCGGTAAAGAAATGCGTAAAGCCGCCAAAGGGTATAATATGGACTTCCTGAACGTCATGCTTGCCCTGGTTTCTGCCGTGATCATTGTATGTTATCTGATGTATGCCATGTCGATAGATACCATACAACACTTTGGTACCTACCGTCTTTACTATACCACCCTTTTTGTAATTGCCGGATTATTCCGATATTTGCAAATAACCTATGTGGAGAACAACACTGGTTCTCCCACCAAGATCCTGTATAAAGACCGTTTTATTCAATTAACCATACTCCTTTGGGTCCTGAGTTTTTACGTAATTATTTATTTACTACCAGTAAATAGATCATTTTTTAACTAATGCGAATGGAGAAACGGTTGTCCAATTGGGGTAATTACCCGGTTATATCCTGTGAAGAGCAGGCTTTTACACAGGAAGATCAATTACAGGATATTATACATCGTCAGCCTGGTACTATCGCCAGGGGTAACGGACGCTGTTATGGGGATGCCTCTCTCGGCATACATAGTATTTCCACTCTTAAATATGATAAGATCCTTGCCTTCGATGATGAGAATGGGGTATTCGAGTGTCAATCTGGTATCACCCTTGACCAGATACTGGACGTCATCGTTCCCAAAGGGTGGTTCCTGCCAGTAACCCCGGGTACCAAATATATCACCATCGGCGGTGCTGTCGCTTCTGACGTACATGGTAAGAACCATCATGTAGAAGGTTCTTTCTCCAACCATATTATCGATATGGACGTCGTTAACGGCGAAGGACAAACGCTGACCTGCTCCCCCTCCCGGGACGCTGACCTTTTCTGGGCTACCTGTGGCGGCATGGGGCTTACCGGGGTTATTACCCGTGTGATGTTCCGCCTTAAAGCGATCGACACCGCCTATATCAAACAAAAACAGATCAAAGCACGCAACCTGGATGAAGTGATCCGGTTGTTTGAAGAATATAAGGATTACACCTACTCTATGGCCTGGATCGACTGCCTGAAGAAGGGAGATGCTTTCGGACGCAGTATACTGATCGTTGGCGAACATGCCACACCGGAGGAACTGAATGCCCGGCAGCGACAATCCCCTTTGTCCTTACCGGCCAAAAAGAAACTGAGCATACCGTTCAATTTCCCTTCTTTCGTGTTGAATACCTTCTCTGTCAAAGCATTTAACTGGCTGTATTACAATAAGAATATCCGCCAGGAGATCAATAATGTCGTACCCTACGAACCGTTCTTCTACCCGCTGGATGCCATCCTGCATTGGAACCGTGGCTATGGGAAAGCAGGTTTTGTACAATACCAGTTTGTCCTTCCGCTCGAGCAGAAGGAAGGCCTGGCTACTATCCTCCGTCGTATCAGTGATAAAGGCTGGGGTTCTTTCCTGGCAGTGTTGAAGGTATTTGGCCGGCAGGAAAGCCTGATATCTTTTCCGATGGAAGGATATACACTGGCATTAGACTTCCCCGTACGTAAAGGGCTATTTCCGTTCCTGGATGAGCTGGATGAACTCGTCCTCCAATTTGGCGGCCGGATCTACCTATCTAAAGACGCCCGGATGAAGCGGGAGATATTCTGGCAAAGCTACCCCGGCGCCACCCGGTTCGCAGAGATCGTACGGCACTATAATGCCGGTCAGCGTTTCCGCTCCCTGCAATCCGACCGCTTACAGATCACTCCTGTGGCAGAGTAAATTATTGTCATTCATCAGCCTGTTCGCTTTATAATCTTATATGTCAAGTATCTTAATATTAGGTGCCTCTTCCGATATGGCGGTAGCTATCGCTCGAAAGTTTGCAAAAGAAAAGTATAATATCCTCCTGGCTGCCAGGAATACGGCTGCATTGGAGGCACTTCAACAAGACCTCCAGATCCGGTTTGGCGTCAATGCTACTCTGCATGCTTTTGACGCAGAACGTTTTGACAGCCACGCCGCCTTCTACCGGTCGCTACCCCTGCAACCGGATATCACCATCTCTGTATTCGGCTATCTTGGCGAACAGGAGAAAGCACAACAGGACTGGCAGGAAGCTGCCCGTATTATCCATACTAATTATACCGGAGCGGTCGCTATCCTGAACGTCGTAGCGGAAGATTATGCATCCCGCAAAAAAGGGATCATCGTCGGTATCAGTTCCGTTGCCGGTGAAAGAGGGCGACAGAGTAATTATATATATGGCAGCGCCAAAGCGGGTTTTACTGCCTACCTCAGCGGTCTGCGCAACCGGTTGTTCCATACCGGCGTACATGTGATGAGTGTACAACCCGGCTTCGTTTATACCCGGATGACAGAACACCTGCAGCTACCTGCCTTACTGACTGCGCAACCGGAAGCCGTTGCCGGTGCTATCTGGAAAGGTGTACAGAAAAAGAAAAATACCATTTATGTAAAGTGGTTCTGGCGTTACATCATGCTCATTATCAAAACGATCCCGGAGTTCATCTTCAAAAAATTGAAACTATAGGTCATGAGTAGCATCGCATTTTTTGACTTCGATGGTACCATTACCCGAAAGGATACACTATTTGAGATCATCCGCTTTCAACAAGGGACGCTGGCACTTTATACCGGGCTCGCCTGCCTGTCGCCAGCCCTCCTGCTCTTCAAATTAGGGTTGCTGTCCAGTCACACGGCCAAGCAGTTAGCTATCCGCCGGTTCTTCCGGCACACGCCGGTGGACACCTTCCAGGCAGGCTGTGAAAGTTTCTGCCGGCAAAGATTGCCGGAGCTGGTAAGGCCGGCCGCATTAACCGCTATTTGGGAACACCTCGCACAAGGCCACCAGGTAGTAGTGGTCACTGCTTCTGCCGAAGATTGGGTGGCCCCCTGGTGCCGTACCCTGGGGATCGGTTGCATCGGTACCCGCCTGGAGGTAGTAGACCGGCAACTTTCCGGCAACCTGCAAGGGGCCAACTGTAACCAGGAGGAAAAGGTGTTACGTATAAAGGAGCAGTATCAGCTGGCCGACTACCAGGAGATATATGCATATGGAGATACCGAAGGCGACCGGGCAATGCTGGGTATCGCCACCCATCCCTTCTATCGCCAATTCCATTGACCTCGCTGATGAAAATAAAAAAGGCCCGTCTTTCGACGAGCCTGTATAATATTATATACAATAACCTAAACGGATCAGGCAGCAGCTGCCTTTCTCAATTCTGATGCTCTCACTTTCGCAGTGGATTTCAACTTAATGATACCCACCCAGCTCATCAAACGCATTACCGGATAAGTAGGATCGAATTCGAACCACTTTTTGGCAAAGTTCGCGCTGTCTTTATACTTATGGTGATTATTCTGGAATAACTCACCTAACAACAGGATACCCCAGGGACTGGAATTTTTAGATTCGTCGTGGTTGTCAAAATTGCTGTAGCCATACTTATGACCACACCAGTTTACTACCGCCCCCTGTACTGGTCCCATCAAAAAGTGGATAGGCAGCAACAGGAACCATATCCAGCTGGGAGCAAAAGCAACATAAAAACCAACATATGCCAACATCCACAGCACACGGGTCACATTATGATCGCCGAATTTGTCCATTGCTTCCCACTCCGGTAAAGGCTCTTTTGTAAAAGCAGGATCAGGCAGGTTTTCTTTGGTAACAAAACCGTTATACATTTTACGGGTCTGTACCATCATATGCCATACATCCTTAAAGAAATGTGGAGAATGCGGATCTTTTTCGGTATCACTATATTCATGGTGCATACGGTGCATCACACCATAAGCCCGGGGGATCAGGTAAGAAGAACCCTGGAAAAACCAGGTTGAAAAATAGAAGGTACGCTCCCAGAATTTACTGGTAGTATACATCTGGTGAGATGCATAACGGTGCAAAAAGAACGTGTGAAAAAACAGGGAAAAGAACCAGTGCACGCAGAAAAATATCAAAATAGCTGTCATCTAGTAATGTGTAAATGTGATGATATAAGTCTACAAAGGTAACCTAATTAACTGTTTTTCAAATGTTAAAGTTTATCTAACCCGATCTCCATATTATATTATTGCCGAACCCGTACCCGCCTTAGTTCCAGCAGGTTTAGCCCATTACTGGCAAGCCCTTCTACTTCCGGCTGGATGAAATGGATGACCTCATCATAGAAAAGCGGAATCAGGGGGGCATCTGCCATTACTGTGCTGTCTATACGCTGGTACAGCCGGTACCGTATGGAATCTTCTTCCTGCTGTAAAGCCTGCTCATACAATTTATCTACCGATGGGTTCGCATAGCGGGTATAGTTGGGAGGAGCCGGATTCCGGCTATAGAACATGGCCAGGTAACTTTCCGCATCGGGATAGTCAGCGATCCAACTGGCACGGAACAGCAACGCTTCCGATTTCGCTGTCTGCTCGAGCAATAAGCTCTTCTGTACCACTTCCACCTGTAAGCGGATACCGATCTCTTGTAACTGGTTAGCCACATAGTTGGCCATGTCTGCATAGTTGGGAATGGAGAGCAGCCGTATCGGGGGTAAATCTTTTCCTTCCGGAAAACCGGCTTCACGCAGTAGCTGTCTTGCCCGGGCCGGATCGTAGGAATATCCTTTTACTTTGTCGGCATCAAATGAAGGCAGACCGGGTGGCACAAAGCCGGCGTTGGCCGGCCGACCGATGCTGTTACGCAGATAGGTCATCATCTTCGTACGGTCTATGCCGTAATTGATAGCTTGCCGTACTTTTTGCAGGCGTAACGGAGACCGTCGTACGATCTCCTTCTCCCCGTCCATCAGGATACCAAAATATTCCAGGTTGAGATAAGGACTTTTCGACAGCCGCATGCGTCCCTCCCATTCCTTTTTAAGCCGCCCCTGTTTGGTCAGCACTTCATCTTTAAAGGAAGCGTCGATATCATTCATGAACTCCAGCTGATGCTGACGAAACAGGAGGAATTCAGTGGCTTTGTTCTCCAGGAAAGATACCTGTACGGCATCCAGGTAAGGCAGGTGCTGCCCCGCACTGTCCTGCTCGAAGTACCGGGTGTTTTTATGAAATACCAGCGCCTGCCCCTCGTCCCATACATGAAAACGGAAAGGCCCGGTGCCTACCGGATGCCGGCCGAAGTCTTTCCCATATCGGGAGATGGCTTCATGAGGAAGTACGGAGCAGTATTGCATGCTCAGGATGCCGAGGATGGGATGGAAAGGCGCTCGCAACGTAAGCTGAAAGGTGGAATCGTCCAGGGCCAGGAATCCCTTGGCAGGGTCTACCCGGCCATTAAATATCCAGGCGCCGGGAGAGGCCGTGGCAGGGTCCATAATACGACGCAGGCTATACACCACATCGGCTGCCGTCATATGCCGCCCTTTGCCACCAGGAAATATCTCGCTGTCATGAAAATATACGTCCGACCGCAAATGAAAGGTGTAAGTACGCCGGTCAGCAGACACCTCCCATCCCTTTGCCAGCGACGGCCGTATCTCCAGCTGACTGTCCGGCTCCACCAGGGTATTGAATAATTGCCTTACCGCCCATATAATTGATTGATTCTTGGCGAACGCCGGATCTAATGTGGCGATCCCCTCCTGCTGATTATAGCGAAATACTTGCCTGCCCGAACGCGCACGTGTTCCGCAGGAAAAGACCATCGCACCACAAATACAGCATAAAAGACAGCGTATGATAACCGCCTGGCAATAACTACTTTTCATTTGGTAGTAAAATAATATCTTTCCGGGTATTATTACCGGGATTATCAAAAATCATCCAGTTTATATGAAACTGCACTTACAGATGCTCTGCACAGCGCTGACGATCTCAGCGGCAGTTAGTGCACAGCAGACAAAGACGCCGCTGCATGGCGTCGTACAACACTATACACATGCCGATACCCTCCGGGGGACCTATGGCCGCGCCCGCGCCTGGTGGGATGTCAAAGCCTATAACCTGCATGTCAGCGTCAACACAAAAGATAGTACCCTCAGCGGTTACAATAAGATCTCTTATAAGGTACTCAAAGCTGATTCCCTCATGCAGATCGACTTGCAGGTACCCATGGAGATAGACAGTATCGTCCAGGATAAAAAGTCCATACCCTTCGAACGGGATGGTAATGCATTCTTCGTCACCCTGAAATCACCTCAGATAGTGGGTAATGAACAACAACTCACCGTTTTTTATCATGGCAAACCTAAACGGGCCATCAACGCCCCCTGGGATGGCGGCGTCGTATGGAAAAGAGACGATAAGGGACGTCCCTGGATCGCTACCGCCTGCCAGGGTCTCGGTGCCAGCGTATGGTGGCCTAACAAAGACCATCAGCTCGATGAAGCAGAAGCCATGACCATCAGCGTTACCGTGCCGGAAAAGCTCATCAATGTCTCCAACGGCCGCCTGAAAAAACGTACGGCTGGCAGTGACAGCACCAACACTTTCGAATGGGAAGTACAAAGTCCTATTAATAACTATAATGTCGCACTTAATATCGGTCACTATGTCGAGATCAAAGACCGCTACTCCGGCGAAGGAGGTAAACTCGATCTCAGCTACTGGGTACTCGACTATAATGAGGAGAAAGCCCGCGAGCATTTTAAAGTAGTGCCCAATATGCTCAAATGTTTCGAATTCTGGTTCGGCAAATATCCTTTCTATAAAGATGGCTATAAACTGGTAGAAACACCCCATCTGGGTATGGAACACCAAAGCGCCGTAGCCTATGGTAATAAATATAAAATGGGATACAACGGCCGCGACCTCTCCGGATCAGGCTGGGGTCTCAAATGGGATTTCATCGTCATCCACGAATCCGGTCACGAATGGTTCGGTAACAACATTACTAGCAAAGACATCGCGGATATGTGGATACATGAGAGCTTTACCAACTATTCCGAGACCCTTTTCACCGAATGTGAATATGGCCCGCAGGCAGGTAGCGAATATGTACAGGGAATCAGACAGAATATCAAAAACGATATCCCTGTCATCGGCCCCTATAATGTAAACATAGAAGGCTCCGGCGATATGTACTATAAAGGCGCCAACATGATTCACATGATCCGCCAGATCATTAATAATGATGAAGCCTTCCGGCAGCTGCTCAGAGGTATGAACAAAACGTTCTGGCACCAGACCGTTACCACTCAGCAGATCGAAAAGTATATCAACGAACAGACCGGCATGGACTTCAGCAAAGTATTTGATCAATACCTGCGTCATATCACCATCCCTAAACTGGAATATAAACTGGAAGGACAACGGGTACAGTTCCGCTGGGTGACAGACGTACCAGGGTTCAACATGCCGCTAAAGGTGACCTTAGGCGATCGCGGATACACTTTTATCTATCCCACCACCACCTGGAAATCTGCCAATATTACGCTGACCGATCCCGCCAGCTTTAAGGTAGATCCCAACTTCTACATACAGACACAAAAACTGTAAACCTAAAGTGAAAATATAGGGCGTTGAGCCGTGGACGTTATAACAGACTCATTGTAATGATATTATACCGGTTGTTGCCTATTTGATAGCTGCCTGGTTTAAAGTCCTACTTGAAGCACGTTCCGGGTTCAACGCCCTTATCATGTCCTGTCATTTTATCATCTTGAATGCATGCGTCCAGATACCGGTGCGGAAACCATAGGCGTACCATAACACACACAGCGGTTCTATATTGCGACTCATTTCTATCGTACCCATATCTACAATATCCTCCCACCCCATCTGCCGTAACAATGCTACCACCTCCTCCTTACCGGCTTCACTGTTACCACAGATGAACATCGTCGGGGAACCCTGATGCATCTGCGGACGGAACATATGCTCGTAACCAATACAGCTCAGCGCTTTTACCACCCGCGCATCCGGTGGTAGCCAGGCGTGTACCTGCTCACCCGCCGAATTGGTATGGCCGATCACAAACGTCAGCCGCCCCTCCGCATCCGGTCCCTTATTGTCCGTCGGGTTAGTAACATCTACCACCGTCTTGTTCTTAAAGTTCCAGACACCTGCCTGCTCTATCGCACTCTTGGTGCCTACCCAACTGGTACATAATAATATCAGCGCTCCTTGTTCCGCCGCATCCCGGAACGTACCGGCAGTTGCCAGCCCGCCCTGATGGGTGATCCACTCCTGTAATGCGCTGCTATGAGGTCGTCGTGTACCAATGATCACTTCATGGCCCAACTGAATAAGTCCTTTGCCGAGGGTGAGGCCTACGGATCCGCTGCCTAGAATACCGATTCTCATGAAGGGGAGTTTTGCAGAACTGTTAATTTAAGCAAAAAAGCTGATAACAGGATCAGCATGAGTGTAATCATACTTCCCGCAGGTATAGGACCAAACAGGCCAAAGGGTCTTTCCCCCTTTGGCCTGTCAAAAAAGATACAATAAGTACAATCGTTCATCCGCTTATTGCAGATAGCTCAGGAAGCGCTGCATACCCTGGCGCTTGGAAGGCGTCAGCGGATAGCTGATATTTTGTGTATAATATACCGTGAGGTCATATACGGGATAGGGATGTGCCGCTACGATAGCAGGGATATCATGGATACCAATACTGGTCGCATTGTTAAACTCCTGGATGAAGTCTGTCGGCAACGGTTTGTTGCTCACCCACGCAGCAAATACAAATGGCAGGCTCGTAAAACGGGTCCACGCCTCAGACAGGTCATATATATAAGGAGATACTTTCCGCTGCTCCAACGCACGGTCGCCGATCACTAGACCAGCATCCGTACCCCTGATCAGGTCCTGATAGTTACCGCTGGTCTCGACAAACTCCACATTGAGCTGCCAGTAGTCTCTTACGAGCAACTTCAACAACGCTACGGACGTCCTGCTCTGGTAGTCCAGATGTATACGTTTGATCTCATGCAAAGGCACCTCGCTGAATAAACATACCGATGCTACCGGTCCTTCCGCACCTATACAAAAGTCTGAAATGATATGAAACTCCTTCATTTTAGGTAATACCGCTACAGGAATCAATGCCACATCTACCTCTCCATCTATCAGCTGCTGTGCGATCTTTGCCGGGTAATCCAGGGTCAGCTCCATTCTTTTCATTACCGGATGTCCTTCAAATCCGTGTAACAATGGCTTCGTATTCAAATAACTTACTGCCGCTACTTTTACTTTCCGTTCCAATTTCTGTAATTTTGTGGCCCGCTAAGTTAGACAAATTCCGATTCCCGTGCTCCAATTTCCAAAAGCGGAACATAAAACCGGTGAAAAGAAGACTTAGCGCATGTGAACCGATACATTGGAAACTGATATTATATAATGATGCAACTACAACCTTTAACTGCCATTTCTCCGCTGGACGGACGCTATCGCAAGCAGCTCGAAGAACTGTCTGCTTATTTTTCAGAATTCGCGCTCATCCGTTATCGCGTAATGGTGGAAGTAGAATACTTTATTGCACTGTCTGA
Protein-coding regions in this window:
- a CDS encoding fatty acid desaturase codes for the protein MYTTSKFWERTFYFSTWFFQGSSYLIPRAYGVMHRMHHEYSDTEKDPHSPHFFKDVWHMMVQTRKMYNGFVTKENLPDPAFTKEPLPEWEAMDKFGDHNVTRVLWMLAYVGFYVAFAPSWIWFLLLPIHFLMGPVQGAVVNWCGHKYGYSNFDNHDESKNSSPWGILLLGELFQNNHHKYKDSANFAKKWFEFDPTYPVMRLMSWVGIIKLKSTAKVRASELRKAAAA
- a CDS encoding FAD-binding oxidoreductase, encoding MEKRLSNWGNYPVISCEEQAFTQEDQLQDIIHRQPGTIARGNGRCYGDASLGIHSISTLKYDKILAFDDENGVFECQSGITLDQILDVIVPKGWFLPVTPGTKYITIGGAVASDVHGKNHHVEGSFSNHIIDMDVVNGEGQTLTCSPSRDADLFWATCGGMGLTGVITRVMFRLKAIDTAYIKQKQIKARNLDEVIRLFEEYKDYTYSMAWIDCLKKGDAFGRSILIVGEHATPEELNARQRQSPLSLPAKKKLSIPFNFPSFVLNTFSVKAFNWLYYNKNIRQEINNVVPYEPFFYPLDAILHWNRGYGKAGFVQYQFVLPLEQKEGLATILRRISDKGWGSFLAVLKVFGRQESLISFPMEGYTLALDFPVRKGLFPFLDELDELVLQFGGRIYLSKDARMKREIFWQSYPGATRFAEIVRHYNAGQRFRSLQSDRLQITPVAE
- a CDS encoding ABC transporter substrate-binding protein; translated protein: MVFSCGTRARSGRQVFRYNQQEGIATLDPAFAKNQSIIWAVRQLFNTLVEPDSQLEIRPSLAKGWEVSADRRTYTFHLRSDVYFHDSEIFPGGKGRHMTAADVVYSLRRIMDPATASPGAWIFNGRVDPAKGFLALDDSTFQLTLRAPFHPILGILSMQYCSVLPHEAISRYGKDFGRHPVGTGPFRFHVWDEGQALVFHKNTRYFEQDSAGQHLPYLDAVQVSFLENKATEFLLFRQHQLEFMNDIDASFKDEVLTKQGRLKKEWEGRMRLSKSPYLNLEYFGILMDGEKEIVRRSPLRLQKVRQAINYGIDRTKMMTYLRNSIGRPANAGFVPPGLPSFDADKVKGYSYDPARARQLLREAGFPEGKDLPPIRLLSIPNYADMANYVANQLQEIGIRLQVEVVQKSLLLEQTAKSEALLFRASWIADYPDAESYLAMFYSRNPAPPNYTRYANPSVDKLYEQALQQEEDSIRYRLYQRIDSTVMADAPLIPLFYDEVIHFIQPEVEGLASNGLNLLELRRVRVRQ
- a CDS encoding M1 family metallopeptidase, which codes for MKLHLQMLCTALTISAAVSAQQTKTPLHGVVQHYTHADTLRGTYGRARAWWDVKAYNLHVSVNTKDSTLSGYNKISYKVLKADSLMQIDLQVPMEIDSIVQDKKSIPFERDGNAFFVTLKSPQIVGNEQQLTVFYHGKPKRAINAPWDGGVVWKRDDKGRPWIATACQGLGASVWWPNKDHQLDEAEAMTISVTVPEKLINVSNGRLKKRTAGSDSTNTFEWEVQSPINNYNVALNIGHYVEIKDRYSGEGGKLDLSYWVLDYNEEKAREHFKVVPNMLKCFEFWFGKYPFYKDGYKLVETPHLGMEHQSAVAYGNKYKMGYNGRDLSGSGWGLKWDFIVIHESGHEWFGNNITSKDIADMWIHESFTNYSETLFTECEYGPQAGSEYVQGIRQNIKNDIPVIGPYNVNIEGSGDMYYKGANMIHMIRQIINNDEAFRQLLRGMNKTFWHQTVTTQQIEKYINEQTGMDFSKVFDQYLRHITIPKLEYKLEGQRVQFRWVTDVPGFNMPLKVTLGDRGYTFIYPTTTWKSANITLTDPASFKVDPNFYIQTQKL
- a CDS encoding decaprenyl-phosphate phosphoribosyltransferase, with the protein product MEYLKLLRPSHWAKNLFLFIPLFFAGKLFDPALVIEAAIAFVAFSLAASSIYVINDYMDIAADQAHPVKRHRPLASGAVSKPAALVLFVLCILIAAAIAWYIRPKFLFVLGIYFVINLLYSFGLKHISILDILILSVGFVIRVKAGGIATGIVVSEWLMLMVFLLALFMAIGKRRDDIILQQTSGKEMRKAAKGYNMDFLNVMLALVSAVIIVCYLMYAMSIDTIQHFGTYRLYYTTLFVIAGLFRYLQITYVENNTGSPTKILYKDRFIQLTILLWVLSFYVIIYLLPVNRSFFN
- a CDS encoding menaquinone biosynthetic enzyme MqnA/MqnD family protein, encoding MERKVKVAAVSYLNTKPLLHGFEGHPVMKRMELTLDYPAKIAQQLIDGEVDVALIPVAVLPKMKEFHIISDFCIGAEGPVASVCLFSEVPLHEIKRIHLDYQSRTSVALLKLLVRDYWQLNVEFVETSGNYQDLIRGTDAGLVIGDRALEQRKVSPYIYDLSEAWTRFTSLPFVFAAWVSNKPLPTDFIQEFNNATSIGIHDIPAIVAAHPYPVYDLTVYYTQNISYPLTPSKRQGMQRFLSYLQ
- a CDS encoding HAD-IB family hydrolase, translating into MSSIAFFDFDGTITRKDTLFEIIRFQQGTLALYTGLACLSPALLLFKLGLLSSHTAKQLAIRRFFRHTPVDTFQAGCESFCRQRLPELVRPAALTAIWEHLAQGHQVVVVTASAEDWVAPWCRTLGIGCIGTRLEVVDRQLSGNLQGANCNQEEKVLRIKEQYQLADYQEIYAYGDTEGDRAMLGIATHPFYRQFH
- a CDS encoding NADPH-dependent F420 reductase, which codes for MRIGILGSGSVGLTLGKGLIQLGHEVIIGTRRPHSSALQEWITHQGGLATAGTFRDAAEQGALILLCTSWVGTKSAIEQAGVWNFKNKTVVDVTNPTDNKGPDAEGRLTFVIGHTNSAGEQVHAWLPPDARVVKALSCIGYEHMFRPQMHQGSPTMFICGNSEAGKEEVVALLRQMGWEDIVDMGTIEMSRNIEPLCVLWYAYGFRTGIWTHAFKMIK
- a CDS encoding SDR family oxidoreductase; amino-acid sequence: MSSILILGASSDMAVAIARKFAKEKYNILLAARNTAALEALQQDLQIRFGVNATLHAFDAERFDSHAAFYRSLPLQPDITISVFGYLGEQEKAQQDWQEAARIIHTNYTGAVAILNVVAEDYASRKKGIIVGISSVAGERGRQSNYIYGSAKAGFTAYLSGLRNRLFHTGVHVMSVQPGFVYTRMTEHLQLPALLTAQPEAVAGAIWKGVQKKKNTIYVKWFWRYIMLIIKTIPEFIFKKLKL